One window of the Mycobacterium haemophilum DSM 44634 genome contains the following:
- a CDS encoding condensation domain-containing protein produces MRVGPLTLGTLLDWAPRAGKTISWQPTPATCEKVSQAPVSSVPVAYMQAQHIRGYVEQKAKGLDYSRLMIVSCDQPGQCDIRAVNYIVNAHLRRHDTYRSWFEYTDDGEIIRRTLSDPADIEFVPVEHGELSLAQIRELAVSTPDPLEWGCFQFGVIQAEEHFTFYASIDHVHVDAMIVGVTLMEFHMMYSALVSGAGPLELPEAGSYDEFCSRQHQFTSMLTAESPQIRSWTQFAEPNDGSFPDFPLPLGDPLQPTEADIVTVTMLNEQQTDRFEAACTAAGARFVGGVLACCGLAEYELTGADTYYGLTPRDTRRTPTDMLTQGWFTGLVPITVPIAGSSFGDAARAAQSSFDTDVDLAEVPYDRVVELAPTVHKPRPNFPVINFLDAGTAPLSVLLTAGLDGLNIGVYSDGRYSYQMSIYVIRVEQETAVAVMFPDNPEAQESVARYLETLKSVFERVAESGHWRNVA; encoded by the coding sequence TTGCGGGTCGGGCCGTTGACACTAGGAACACTGCTGGATTGGGCACCCCGAGCGGGTAAGACCATCTCGTGGCAACCAACACCTGCCACCTGCGAGAAGGTGTCGCAGGCACCGGTGAGTTCGGTGCCGGTCGCCTACATGCAGGCGCAGCACATCCGCGGTTATGTCGAGCAGAAAGCGAAGGGGCTCGACTACTCACGGCTGATGATTGTCAGCTGCGACCAGCCCGGCCAATGTGATATCCGTGCGGTCAACTACATCGTCAACGCGCACCTTCGCCGCCATGACACCTACCGTAGCTGGTTCGAGTACACCGACGACGGCGAAATCATCCGACGCACGCTATCCGACCCCGCAGACATCGAATTCGTGCCCGTCGAACACGGCGAGCTGTCGTTGGCCCAAATACGCGAACTTGCGGTGAGCACACCAGATCCGCTGGAGTGGGGCTGCTTCCAGTTCGGGGTGATCCAAGCCGAGGAGCACTTCACGTTTTATGCCAGCATCGACCACGTCCACGTGGACGCGATGATCGTCGGTGTGACGCTGATGGAATTCCACATGATGTACAGCGCACTTGTCAGTGGCGCTGGTCCCCTCGAGCTGCCGGAGGCGGGCAGCTACGACGAGTTCTGCAGTCGCCAGCACCAATTCACCTCCATGCTTACTGCGGAGTCCCCACAGATTCGCTCGTGGACCCAGTTCGCTGAGCCTAACGACGGCAGTTTTCCCGATTTCCCGCTGCCACTTGGTGATCCGTTGCAGCCCACTGAGGCCGACATCGTCACCGTGACCATGCTCAATGAGCAGCAGACGGATCGATTCGAGGCGGCATGTACCGCCGCCGGCGCTCGTTTTGTCGGTGGTGTGCTGGCTTGCTGCGGCCTGGCCGAGTACGAATTGACCGGTGCCGACACCTATTACGGGCTCACCCCGCGCGACACCCGTCGCACTCCGACCGATATGTTGACCCAAGGCTGGTTCACCGGCCTGGTTCCGATCACGGTCCCTATCGCTGGCTCATCGTTCGGCGACGCCGCGCGCGCCGCGCAGAGTTCCTTCGACACCGACGTGGACTTAGCCGAAGTCCCCTATGACCGGGTGGTGGAGTTGGCGCCGACGGTGCACAAGCCGCGGCCGAACTTCCCAGTGATCAACTTCCTTGACGCGGGCACCGCGCCGCTTTCGGTATTGCTCACCGCGGGATTGGACGGCCTCAATATCGGTGTCTACAGCGATGGTCGTTACTCGTATCAGATGTCGATCTACGTGATCCGGGTTGAGCAGGAGACCGCGGTGGCGGTGATGTTCCCGGATAACCCGGAGGCCCAAGAATCGGTCGCCCGCTATCTGGAGACGTTGAAGTCCGTGTTCGAGCGCGTCGCCGAAAGTGGGCACTGGCGCAATGTCGCATGA